The genomic stretch CTCACCAGTCAGGTCGATCTCGACGAGGGCCACGTGGTCCTGAACCGTCGAGTTGCGGTGTCCGGCCACGTACAACACCTCCTCCTTCGAGCGCCTCCCCACTCCTCTGGTGGTTACGCCCAGCGTAGGTACGGGCGCACGCTCCGCGCATGGCACGGATGGACCATTTCCGCCGGTTCGCACACGCCGTGGCCGGCCGGCGGATCTCAGCCGCCGTCGGCGGTGACCCGGCCCGAGTAGATGTCGCGCCGGTCGGGCAGCCGGACCGGGACCGGCGCGCCGAAGCCGTGGAGCGTGGTGGTCGAGGTCACCGACGTACCCCCCGTGGTGCCGTTGGCGAAGCGGAAGCGCTGGCGGACCTTGCGCAGCCGCCCGGCGTCGTCCAGATACGCGTCGAAGGACACCACGTCGGTGGTGAAGCCTTTCTCCGCCGCGGTCAGCGCGGGCCGGAACGCCGGGGACGCCGCCCGCGCGGCCGAGCCGATGTGCGTGGTGCCGCTGAAGTGCCGCACCCGGACGCCGTCCAGCCGCTCCCGGCCCTCGTACGTCACCTCGCGCACCCCGCGCAGCAGTTCGGCGGCGGCCATCGGGTCGGTCGCGCCGCCGGTGACGAGGTTGCCGTCGGCGAGCGAGGCGGTGTCCACCCGCACCCACTTGTCGGCGGGCACACCCGCGCCGCGGTTCTTCATGTAGAGGGCGCCCGGCGTGAGGATCTCCGTGATGGTGCGGTCCGCGCCGCGGCCGTCGCCGGTGTCCGGGAGGCGGACGTTCAGCCGCCCGGTGCGCCTGCGGTAGTCGTGGCCGCCGGCGCCCCGGATGGCGATACGGGTGCCGCCGCTGGTGGTCTCCAGGTCCGTGCGTACGCGGGAGGAGCCGGCCCGGACCAGGGCGTCGGCGCAGGCGCGCAGGGTCGCGGCGTAGTCCGTGCGGCCGGCGGGGGACCCGGCGGCGGACGGGCCCGCCGGGTCCGGGTCCCCGGTGGACGACCGGGCGCCCGGTGGGCGGGCACGGTCGGTGAAGGGCAGCCCGGCCGCGGACCCGCCCACCGGGCCGTCTGCGGAGCGGCCGGCCGAGGTCTGGTCGTCGGCCGCCGCCCCGTTGGAGGAGCAGCCCGTCGTGAACAGGCCGACCGCCAGGCCCACCCCGCACGCGGCGGCCGCGACGGCGCCGCCTCGCCTGTCCTGCACCACCATCGCGTACGAGCCCCCTCGGCCGCTCTGCTCGGGTAGTTCCGGACCGAGATGTTCCGGTTGCCCGGAGCAGCCCGACCCGTTCCGTTCAACGACTGTTCAGGCCGCTTCGTCACGCCCGTACACCTGCGGCGCGTACCGTGGCGCCGTGCGAGACCGAGCCTCGGCAGAGCCGATACCGCAGTCCTCAGGACCCGTACCGCAGTCCGCGGAGCCGCCCGGCCACCGGACCTCCACCGTCGAACGGGGCGCGTTCTGCCTGGCCCGTTGCAGCTGCGGCTGGCACGGCCCGGCCCGCCGGGCGCGCTCCCAGGCACGTACGGACGCGGAGCGGCACCCGCGGACGGAGTGAGGCGGCCCCCGCCGCCCCGCGTCACGCGCCCTGACGCCCCGCGTCACGAGCCCTGACGCCCCGCGTCGCGAGCCCCGCCGCCCCGGGTGGTCGCGCCGTACCCGCCGCCCCACCCGCACGCCCTTGGAACCTCCCGCGCCTCCCGCCCCATCTGAGGGGAGGGAAGTCATCCACGGCGCGCGGGCCCCCAAGGGGCCCCGAAAAGGGGCAGTTCACAATGAAGCGGCGCACGATTCTGGCGGCCGGCGGCGGACTCACGGCGACGGCCGTCGCCGTGGCCTGCGGCAGCAGTTCCGGCCACGCGAGCCCGCCCGGCACCGGCCCGTCGTCCGGCGGCGTCGGCCTGACGGCCGGGTCGCAGACCGCCGGGCGCCCGGCGGACAAGGCGTCCTGGGAGGCGCTGCGCAAGAGCCTCGACGGCAGACTGATCCGCGCCGGGGACGCCGCGTACGACACCGCCCGGCGCCTGTACAACACCCGTTTCGACACCCTGAAGCCCGCAGCCGTGGCGTATGTGCGCCACCCGGCCGACATAGCCGAGTGCCTGTCCTTCGCCCGCCGCTACGACGCCCCCGTCGCGATACGCAACGGGGGTCATTCGTATGCCGGCTGGTCCAGCGGCAACGGCAAGCTGGTCATCGACGTGTCGGCCCTGAACACGGTCGGGGCGCCGTCCGGCGGCATCACCCGCATCGGCGCCGGCGCCAAGCTCATCGAGGTCTACGAGGGCCTGGGCCGGCACAACGTCACCCTCCCCGGCGGCTCCTGTCCGTCCGTCGGCATATCCGGCCTCACCCTCGGTGGCGGCCACGGCGTCGCGTCCCGCGCGTACGGTCTGACCTGCGACAGCCTGGTCGGCGCCACCGTCGTCACGGCCGACGGCAAGACCGTGGAGTGCGACGCCGAGCGCGACAGCGACCTCTTCTGGGCGCTGCGCGGCGCGGGCAACGGCAACTTCGGCGTCGTCACCGAACTCCGCTTCAGGACCCACCCGGCGCCCCGCTCGGTCATGGCGTACATGACCTGGCCCTGGTCCAAGGCCACCGCCGTCCTGCGCTCCTGGCAGGAGTGGGGCCCCGCCCAGCCCGGCGAGATATGGTCCTCGCTGCACCTGGACGCCCACCCCGGCGGCACCCCGTCCGTGGCCGTCGCGGCGTTCTCCCTGGGCTCGTACGGCGACCTCCAGAACGCCGTCGACAAGCTGGCCGACCGGGCGGGCGGCCCCGGCCCGGCGAAGTCGGTGCGCCTGACGCCGTCCTCGTACCTGGACGCGATGGAGTCGTACGCGGGCTGCTCCTCGAAGAGCGCCGAACAGTGCCACCTGCCCGGCGACGTCCCCGGGCGCAGCGCCGCGGGCAAGCTCGCGCGCGAGACGTACGCCGCCCGCTCCGACTTCTTCGACCGCTCGCTGGACGCGGCCGGCATGCGGGCCCTGCTGGGCCAGATCGAGGCGGCGAGCCGCAAGGGCGTGGCGGGCAACGCGTCGCTGACCGCGCTGGGCGGCGCGATCAACCGGGTCCGCCCGACGGACACCGCCTTCGTGCACCGCCGCTCGCGCTTCCTCGCCCAGTACCTGGCGTCCTGGAAGGCGGGCGGTTCCGGCTCCGCGCAGAGCGCGTGGCTGACGAGCGTGCACGGTGCGATGCGTCGGTACGCGTCGGGCGCGGCGTACCAGAACTACACGGACGCGGCCCTGACCGACTGGAAGAAGGCGTACTACGGTCCGGCCGCCGACCGGCTCACCGAGCTGAAGCAGCGGTACGACCCGAACGGGCTGTTCAGGACGTTTCCGCAGGCACTGTGACGGGGCGGGCCCGCGAGGTGTGTCGGGGCGCCCGTCCGTGCGGTGAGGGGCGGGCGTCCGTTCCGTGAGAAGCGGGGCGTCCGTTCCGTGGAGCGGGTGTCCGTGCTGTGAGAAGCGGGCGTCCGTTCCGTGGGGCGGGCGTCCGTTCCGTGGGGCGGGCGTCCGGACATGCGTCGGGCCCCGGCACGCGTACGTGCCGGGGCCCGGTGCGCGGCGCGTCGCCCTCGCTACGCCGCCAGGTCCTCGTCCCGTTCCGTACGGGACACCGGCGGTACGGCCGTCACCGGCTCGGACACCGGGCGTCCCGCCGGGCCGCCGGCCCGGACGAGCCACCAGCCGGGCGAGCGGCTCACGGCGGTCGTCACCGGCACCAGCAGGGCCAGCGCCACCGGCGCCAGCAGCAGCGCGACGGCCGTGCCGAGCGCGAAGCCGCCGATCACATCGGTCGGGTAGTGCACGCCCATGTAGACCCGGCAGAACCCCTCCAGCAGCGCGAGCGCGATGCCGATCAGGCCGTACTTGCGGTGGGCGATGAACAGCCCGACGCCGACCGCCATGGTCAGCGTCGCGTGGTCGCTGACGAACGAGAAGTCGCTCTTGCCCGGGATGAGCACTTCCAGGCCCGCGTGGTCCTTGAACGGCCGGGGCCGCTCCACCACCGCCCGGATCGGGATGTTGGCCAGCAGCGCCACACCGGCCGCCAGCGGCGCCCACACCAGGCCCGCGACGGCGGACGGCGCGTCCGGCCGCTTGCGGGCGCCCCACCAGGCGATCAGGCACAGCACCGCGAGCCCGGCGATGATGCCGTACTCGCCGAGGTACTCCATGGCGCGGTTGAGCCAGTGCGGTGCGTCCTTCGCGAGGCCGTTGATGCCGTCGAGCACGTCCACATCGGGGTTCGACCCGTCCATTGCGAGTCCAGCCATCTGCCGCGGCCCCTTACCTTTCGCGCGCGCGAGCGCCGTGTGAGTGCTGCCAACCCCCGTGGTCGTCGGGCGTGGCCGGATTCCTACGGCCCCGCCATGTCTCCACGCCTAGGAAACGCGATGCGCATCCGAGCCGTTCCA from Streptomyces albofaciens JCM 4342 encodes the following:
- a CDS encoding phosphatase PAP2 family protein — translated: MAGLAMDGSNPDVDVLDGINGLAKDAPHWLNRAMEYLGEYGIIAGLAVLCLIAWWGARKRPDAPSAVAGLVWAPLAAGVALLANIPIRAVVERPRPFKDHAGLEVLIPGKSDFSFVSDHATLTMAVGVGLFIAHRKYGLIGIALALLEGFCRVYMGVHYPTDVIGGFALGTAVALLLAPVALALLVPVTTAVSRSPGWWLVRAGGPAGRPVSEPVTAVPPVSRTERDEDLAA
- a CDS encoding FAD-binding oxidoreductase yields the protein MKRRTILAAGGGLTATAVAVACGSSSGHASPPGTGPSSGGVGLTAGSQTAGRPADKASWEALRKSLDGRLIRAGDAAYDTARRLYNTRFDTLKPAAVAYVRHPADIAECLSFARRYDAPVAIRNGGHSYAGWSSGNGKLVIDVSALNTVGAPSGGITRIGAGAKLIEVYEGLGRHNVTLPGGSCPSVGISGLTLGGGHGVASRAYGLTCDSLVGATVVTADGKTVECDAERDSDLFWALRGAGNGNFGVVTELRFRTHPAPRSVMAYMTWPWSKATAVLRSWQEWGPAQPGEIWSSLHLDAHPGGTPSVAVAAFSLGSYGDLQNAVDKLADRAGGPGPAKSVRLTPSSYLDAMESYAGCSSKSAEQCHLPGDVPGRSAAGKLARETYAARSDFFDRSLDAAGMRALLGQIEAASRKGVAGNASLTALGGAINRVRPTDTAFVHRRSRFLAQYLASWKAGGSGSAQSAWLTSVHGAMRRYASGAAYQNYTDAALTDWKKAYYGPAADRLTELKQRYDPNGLFRTFPQAL